A stretch of the Bacteroidia bacterium genome encodes the following:
- a CDS encoding MauE/DoxX family redox-associated membrane protein, with protein MTKQIFLYLMSVLYVAAGINHFVHPKGYEKIIPAWLPNPIFLNYTSGVCEIIFALLLLPPATRTLGAWLIIVLLIAVFPANIQMSINYWQHQNPRFWFTVARLPLQFILIYWAFLYTKN; from the coding sequence ATGACAAAACAAATTTTCCTTTACTTGATGTCAGTACTCTACGTGGCTGCTGGAATCAATCATTTCGTGCATCCGAAAGGGTATGAAAAAATAATTCCGGCTTGGCTTCCAAACCCTATTTTTTTAAATTATACGAGCGGTGTCTGCGAAATTATTTTTGCGCTTTTATTACTCCCGCCAGCAACGAGAACCCTTGGAGCATGGCTGATAATCGTGTTGCTTATTGCTGTATTTCCTGCCAATATTCAAATGAGTATCAATTATTGGCAGCACCAAAATCCGCGTTTTTGGTTCACAGTTGCTCGACTTCCTTTACAATTTATTTTAATTTATTGGGCTTTTTTGTACACGAAAAATTAA